One part of the Lotus japonicus ecotype B-129 chromosome 2, LjGifu_v1.2 genome encodes these proteins:
- the LOC130739589 gene encoding probable galacturonosyltransferase-like 3, translated as MPPTLTQILLALFFAAAAAAAAATSVEIPAFREAPAFRNGRECPRTTADIKQAHDPSLIHIAMTLDATYLRGSVAGVFSVLQHASCPENVVFHFVATSNRRHELRRVIASTFPYLNFRIYHFDSNLVRGKISFSIRRALDQPLNYARMYLADLVPATVRRIIYFDSDLIVVDDVAKLWSIDLGSRVLGAPEYCHANFTNYFTHRFWSNPSYSASFKDRGACYFNTGVMVIDLWKWREGRYTQKLENWMRIQKRSRIYELGSLPPFLLVFAGEVVSVEHRWNQHGLGGDNLEGLCRDLHPGPVSLLHWSGKGKPWLRIDSKKPCPLDSLWAPYDLFRHAPSLFSDT; from the coding sequence ATGCCACCGACACTCACACAGATCCTCCTCGCgctcttcttcgccgccgcggCTGCTGCCGCGGCGGCGACCTCCGTCGAGATCCCAGCGTTCCGGGAGGCGCCAGCATTCCGCAACGGAAGAGAATGCCCGAGGACTACAGCGGACATCAAACAAGCTCACGACCCCTCCCTCATCCACATCGCCATGACTCTAGACGCCACCTACCTCCGCGGCTCGGTCGCCGGCGTCTTCTCCGTCCTCCAGCACGCGTCGTGTCCGGAGAACGTCGTCTTCCACTTCGTCGCAACATCAAACCGCCGCCACGAGCTCCGGCGAGTCATCGCGTCCACGTTCCCGTACCTGAACTTCCGCATCTACCATTTCGACTCGAATCTCGTCCGCGGCAAGATCTCGTTCTCCATCCGCCGCGCGCTCGACCAGCCGCTGAACTACGCGCGGATGTACCTGGCAGACCTCGTTCCAGCGACGGTGAGGCGGATCATCTACTTCGACTCCGATCTGATCGTCGTCGATGACGTGGCGAAGCTATGGAGCATCGATCTAGGCTCGCGCGTGCTCGGCGCGCCGGAGTATTGCCACGCGAACTTCACCAACTACTTCACGCACCGGTTCTGGTCAAATCCTTCGTACTCAGCGTCGTTTAAGGATCGCGGCGCGTGTTACTTCAACACCGGAGTGATGGTTATAGATCTGTGGAAGTGGCGTGAGGGACGGTACACGCAGAAGCTGGAAAACTGGATGCGGATCCAGAAGCGGAGCCGGATCTACGAGCTAGGGTCTTTGCCTCCGTTTTTGCTGGTGTTCGCCGGCGAGGTGGTTAGTGTGGAGCACCGGTGGAACCAGCATGGGCTCGGCGGTGATAATCTGGAGGGTTTGTGCCGGGATCTGCATCCTGGTCCGGTGAGTCTTCTGCATTGGAGTGGGAAGGGGAAGCCGTGGCTGAGAATCGATTCGAAGAAGCCGTGTCCGTTGGATAGTTTGTGGGCCCCGTATGATCTCTTCCGCCATGCTCCGTCGTTGTTTAGCGATACGTGA